The following are from one region of the Mycolicibacterium diernhoferi genome:
- a CDS encoding homogentisate 1,2-dioxygenase, with translation MESFVHLRKGKTPKRVHADLDGLKDDELGRGGFVGRTANMYRRNDPTAYRTVGPLRPTDVLSSELKPGDATDAHGGPLLMFSNPDCLVLLSRRTEEMPFFVRYVDGDLLIFVHKGAGLLETEFGPLRYREGDWIYIPKACTFRQVPDSESTWLMIQATDDFRVPPAGTLGRHFPFDPAQVTIPEPAPIDDDGREEYEVRLIHAEIQGAGSTSLFYKHNPLDVEGWRGDNFPFTFNIEDYTVITSESVHLPPTVHLFMQATGVYVMNFLPKPAESVPGTERTPWYHRNVDYDEIAFFHGGTLYGIPMPPGLVSHAPQGVHHGAPEKARERARRKFDDYDRVDWSVIAIDTRRRLIPSAEILANDLGQH, from the coding sequence ATGGAATCCTTCGTTCACCTGCGGAAAGGCAAGACGCCCAAACGCGTGCACGCCGACCTGGACGGCCTGAAAGACGATGAACTGGGCCGCGGCGGCTTCGTCGGCCGGACCGCGAACATGTACCGGCGAAACGATCCCACCGCCTACCGCACGGTCGGTCCCCTGCGCCCCACCGACGTGCTGTCCTCCGAGCTCAAGCCCGGCGACGCCACCGACGCCCACGGCGGCCCGCTGCTGATGTTCTCCAACCCCGACTGCCTGGTGCTGCTCAGCCGGCGCACCGAGGAGATGCCGTTCTTCGTCCGCTACGTCGACGGCGATCTGCTGATCTTCGTGCACAAGGGCGCCGGGCTGCTGGAAACCGAGTTCGGCCCGTTGCGTTACCGCGAGGGCGACTGGATCTACATCCCGAAGGCGTGCACCTTCCGCCAGGTGCCCGACAGCGAGAGCACCTGGTTGATGATCCAGGCCACCGACGACTTCCGGGTGCCCCCGGCCGGCACCCTGGGCCGGCACTTCCCGTTCGACCCGGCGCAGGTGACCATCCCCGAGCCGGCGCCGATCGACGATGACGGACGCGAGGAGTACGAGGTCCGCCTCATCCACGCAGAGATTCAGGGGGCGGGCTCCACATCTTTGTTCTACAAACACAATCCGCTCGACGTCGAGGGCTGGCGCGGGGACAACTTCCCGTTCACCTTCAACATCGAGGACTACACCGTCATCACGTCCGAGAGCGTGCACCTGCCCCCGACGGTGCACCTGTTCATGCAGGCGACCGGCGTGTACGTGATGAACTTCCTGCCCAAGCCGGCCGAGAGCGTGCCGGGCACCGAGCGCACCCCGTGGTATCACCGCAATGTCGACTACGACGAGATCGCGTTCTTCCACGGCGGGACGCTGTACGGCATCCCGATGCCTCCCGGCCTGGTTTCCCATGCGCCGCAAGGGGTTCACCACGGCGCACCGGAGAAGGCCCGGGAACGCGCCCGCCGCAAGTTCGACGATTACGACCGGGTGGACTGGTCGGTGATCGCCATCGACACCCGCCGCCGACTCATCCCGTCCGCCGAAATCCTCGCCAACGATCTGGGGCAGCACTAG
- a CDS encoding aldehyde dehydrogenase family protein, with protein MGNDAHVLIGGRTVGSPMHAVHNPARARDIVGESALADAALVDRAVRAAAAAAPGWAALTVTERRDALKAAAGAALEDFENRARLLTNEQGKVLWESMVDLAGAPYLLRECRRLIERVAAEEIVDDERGRFVRRRRPVGVVAVIVPWNYPVLLAFNAIAPALAAGDTVVVKPSELAPLALTAVLHAVSAALPDGVINVVPGDGAQTGHALAAHPTVRRVMFTGGTAGGREVMRAAAESITGVGLELGGNDPALVLESAVVDDALVTALRNSAFTCSGQVCFAIKRIYVHRSHFGDLVEALAAVTDQLTVGDGLDPASSIGPLISAAALDRVQALIRDSAEIGGTVTELGRKLDPAGWERGHFLLPHLVTGIPQQSRLVAAEQFGPVLPILPFDTENEAIALANDSEYGLAASVWSRDDEHAFAVARGIEAGTVFVNVHAAGASDHTTPFGGVKQSGIGRINGWAGIEELTETQMLIRRDDAANLPGPPA; from the coding sequence GTGGGGAATGACGCGCACGTCCTGATCGGCGGCCGCACGGTCGGCAGCCCGATGCATGCGGTCCACAACCCGGCCCGCGCCCGGGACATCGTGGGGGAGTCCGCGCTCGCCGATGCCGCCCTGGTGGACCGGGCGGTGCGGGCCGCCGCCGCAGCGGCCCCGGGCTGGGCCGCGCTGACGGTGACCGAGCGCCGCGATGCGCTCAAGGCGGCCGCCGGTGCGGCGCTGGAGGACTTCGAGAACCGGGCCCGGCTGCTCACCAATGAGCAGGGCAAGGTGCTGTGGGAGTCCATGGTCGATCTCGCCGGGGCGCCCTACCTGCTGCGCGAGTGCCGGCGGCTGATCGAGCGGGTGGCCGCCGAAGAGATCGTCGACGACGAGCGCGGCCGGTTCGTCCGGCGCCGCCGCCCGGTCGGGGTGGTGGCCGTCATCGTGCCGTGGAACTATCCGGTGTTGTTGGCGTTCAATGCCATTGCCCCGGCGCTGGCGGCCGGTGACACCGTCGTCGTCAAACCGTCGGAGCTGGCCCCACTGGCCCTGACCGCGGTGCTGCACGCGGTGTCTGCCGCCCTGCCCGACGGGGTGATCAACGTGGTGCCCGGCGACGGCGCGCAGACCGGCCATGCGCTGGCCGCCCACCCCACGGTGCGCCGGGTCATGTTCACCGGCGGCACCGCCGGCGGGCGCGAGGTGATGCGCGCCGCCGCGGAGTCGATCACCGGGGTCGGGCTGGAACTCGGCGGCAACGATCCGGCACTGGTACTCGAGTCGGCGGTCGTCGATGATGCGCTGGTCACCGCGCTGCGCAACTCGGCGTTCACCTGCTCGGGGCAGGTGTGCTTCGCCATCAAGCGGATCTACGTGCACCGCAGCCACTTCGGCGATCTGGTCGAGGCGCTCGCCGCGGTCACCGATCAACTCACCGTCGGTGACGGACTGGACCCGGCCAGCTCCATCGGCCCGTTGATCAGCGCGGCGGCGCTGGACCGGGTGCAGGCCCTGATCCGGGACAGCGCCGAGATCGGCGGCACCGTCACCGAATTGGGGCGCAAACTCGATCCGGCCGGCTGGGAGCGCGGGCACTTCCTGCTGCCACACCTGGTCACCGGCATCCCGCAGCAGTCCCGGCTGGTGGCCGCCGAACAGTTCGGCCCGGTGCTGCCGATTCTGCCGTTCGACACCGAGAACGAGGCGATCGCGCTGGCCAACGACTCCGAATACGGTCTGGCCGCCTCGGTCTGGTCCCGCGACGACGAGCACGCCTTCGCGGTGGCCCGCGGTATCGAGGCGGGCACGGTGTTCGTCAACGTGCACGCAGCCGGGGCCTCGGATCACACCACCCCGTTCGGTGGGGTCAAGCAGAGCGGTATCGGCCGGATCAACGGCTGGGCCGGCATCGAAGAACTCACCGAGACCCAGATGCTGATCCGCCGCGACGATGCCGCCAACCTGCCCGGGCCGCCGGCCTGA
- a CDS encoding acyl-CoA dehydrogenase family protein, producing the protein MDFALPEHLPGLLAEMDAFIEAEIKPLEREHMQYFDRRREFARTDLENGGVPAREWEDLLDEMRRRADAAGWLRYGLPEEFGGRGGSNLDMAVIREHLAHKGLGLHNDLQDESSIVGNFPQVIMMSRFGTEAQKKDWVEAMLTGKRSMAFGLTEPNHGSDATWMETTAVRDGDDWVINGAKRWNTGVHRATHDLIFARTSGADGSAVGITAFLVPTDTPGFTVPYYWWTFNMPSDHGEVELKDVRVPADAVLGEVDHGLEVGQTFLHENRIRQAASSLGAAQYCIDRAAQYAGDRIVFGKPLSVNQAVQWPLAELQTEAQMVRLLVYYAAWHLDRDHHMEVSDKVSMANYRANRLVCEAADRAMQIHGGVGYSRHEPFEHIYRHHRRYRITEGAEEIQIRRVAQRMLKFGRK; encoded by the coding sequence GTGGATTTCGCTTTACCAGAGCATCTTCCAGGCCTGTTGGCCGAGATGGACGCCTTCATCGAGGCCGAGATCAAGCCGCTGGAACGCGAGCACATGCAGTACTTCGACCGGCGCCGCGAGTTCGCCCGCACCGACCTGGAGAACGGCGGGGTGCCGGCCCGGGAGTGGGAGGACCTGCTCGACGAGATGCGCCGGCGCGCGGATGCCGCCGGGTGGCTGCGGTACGGCCTGCCCGAGGAGTTCGGCGGCCGCGGCGGGTCCAACCTGGATATGGCCGTCATCCGGGAACACCTGGCGCACAAGGGTCTCGGCCTGCACAACGATCTGCAGGACGAATCCTCCATCGTCGGCAATTTCCCGCAGGTCATCATGATGAGCCGGTTCGGCACCGAGGCGCAGAAGAAGGACTGGGTCGAGGCGATGCTGACCGGCAAACGCTCGATGGCCTTCGGCCTGACCGAACCCAACCACGGCAGCGACGCCACCTGGATGGAGACCACCGCCGTCCGCGACGGTGACGACTGGGTCATCAACGGCGCCAAGCGCTGGAACACCGGTGTGCACCGCGCGACCCATGACCTGATCTTCGCCCGGACCTCCGGTGCGGACGGGTCGGCCGTCGGGATCACGGCCTTCCTGGTGCCCACCGACACCCCGGGCTTCACCGTCCCCTACTACTGGTGGACCTTCAACATGCCCAGCGACCACGGCGAGGTGGAGCTCAAGGACGTCCGGGTGCCCGCCGACGCGGTGCTCGGCGAGGTCGACCACGGCCTGGAGGTCGGCCAGACATTCCTGCACGAGAACAGGATTCGGCAGGCCGCCAGCAGTCTGGGCGCCGCCCAGTACTGCATCGACCGGGCCGCGCAGTACGCCGGGGACCGGATCGTCTTCGGCAAGCCGCTGTCGGTGAACCAGGCCGTGCAGTGGCCGCTGGCCGAGTTGCAGACCGAGGCACAGATGGTGCGCCTGCTGGTGTACTACGCCGCCTGGCATCTGGACCGCGATCACCACATGGAGGTCTCGGACAAGGTGTCGATGGCCAACTATCGGGCCAACCGGCTGGTGTGTGAGGCCGCGGACCGGGCCATGCAGATCCACGGCGGCGTCGGCTACAGCCGGCACGAACCGTTCGAGCACATCTACCGCCATCACCGGCGGTACCGGATCACCGAGGGCGCCGAGGA
- a CDS encoding TetR/AcrR family transcriptional regulator yields MSSARSSSGNRLTIDDWLQAGYAILAEEGIKTLKIDRLCTRLKVTKGSFYWHFDGMPSYRAALVQGWRDLRDEDRSQIETIGELPPRERLAQMMASLISPRHWTLERAMREWARTDETVAESVRAADRRVLAAVRTAFEDYGFDAEDAELRANATFAVGIGFLHLSGRTPNPRQAAQSERFLELMLAR; encoded by the coding sequence ATGTCGTCCGCCCGATCCTCGTCTGGCAACCGCCTGACCATTGACGATTGGCTCCAGGCCGGTTATGCCATCCTCGCCGAAGAGGGCATAAAAACACTCAAAATAGATCGTCTGTGCACCCGCTTGAAGGTCACCAAGGGCAGCTTTTACTGGCACTTCGACGGTATGCCCAGCTATCGGGCGGCCCTGGTGCAGGGCTGGCGGGACCTGCGCGACGAGGATCGCAGCCAGATCGAGACCATCGGAGAACTGCCGCCGCGCGAGCGGCTGGCCCAGATGATGGCCTCCCTCATCAGCCCCCGGCACTGGACCCTGGAACGCGCCATGCGCGAGTGGGCACGCACGGACGAGACCGTCGCCGAGAGTGTGCGGGCCGCTGACCGGCGAGTTCTGGCCGCGGTGCGCACCGCGTTCGAGGACTACGGCTTCGACGCCGAGGACGCCGAACTGCGGGCCAACGCGACGTTCGCGGTGGGTATCGGTTTCCTTCATCTTTCGGGCCGGACACCGAACCCCCGGCAGGCCGCCCAGAGCGAGCGTTTCCTCGAACTGATGCTCGCGCGCTGA
- a CDS encoding acyl-CoA dehydrogenase has product MPTIDASPLVTDEFVAALAQRAAEAEELRRMPEATVADLTSSGFTDLLKPARYGGLEAPFPALLDPVRRMAHGCTSSAWTIGFLALHNWFLALFSEQAQEEAFAGAPFLAPAPLAPTGRGLPAEGGVRITGRWSWATGVMHGNWVFVAALCGPDGDPSGIYPALALLPIQDVTVEDVWHTDGMRATGSNDVVATDVFVPAHRLVNVLDIYSGTAPGAGLHNSTTYRWPMVPALALLAAMPALGSAERVTEIYAERLAERVLAYEGVMQKDKPIAQAHLAGAQVRLRALNALLADTVGQIEEIVAAGDPVAKPVRAQARLAAAHIVAESKGVIAELMGAGGASIHFLANPMQRFKRDVDVLSGHVVFDYDTSRELAGALALGCKIPFTSMI; this is encoded by the coding sequence ATGCCGACGATCGATGCATCCCCGCTGGTGACCGACGAATTCGTGGCTGCCCTGGCCCAGCGCGCCGCCGAGGCCGAGGAGCTGCGCCGCATGCCCGAGGCCACCGTCGCCGATCTGACCTCTTCCGGGTTCACCGATCTGTTGAAGCCGGCACGCTACGGGGGCCTGGAAGCGCCGTTCCCCGCCCTGCTGGACCCCGTACGCCGGATGGCCCACGGCTGCACCTCCAGCGCCTGGACGATCGGCTTCCTGGCGCTGCACAACTGGTTCCTGGCGCTGTTCAGCGAGCAGGCCCAGGAGGAGGCCTTCGCCGGCGCCCCGTTCCTGGCACCGGCGCCGCTGGCCCCGACCGGCCGCGGCCTGCCCGCCGAGGGCGGTGTCCGGATCACCGGCCGCTGGTCCTGGGCCACCGGCGTGATGCACGGCAACTGGGTCTTCGTGGCCGCGCTGTGCGGGCCGGACGGGGATCCCAGCGGCATCTACCCCGCGCTGGCCCTGCTGCCGATCCAGGACGTCACCGTCGAGGACGTCTGGCACACCGACGGCATGCGGGCCACCGGCTCCAACGACGTCGTCGCCACCGATGTGTTCGTACCGGCGCACCGGCTGGTCAACGTGCTGGACATCTACTCGGGCACCGCCCCCGGTGCCGGGCTGCACAACAGCACCACCTACCGCTGGCCGATGGTGCCCGCGCTGGCGCTGCTGGCCGCGATGCCCGCGCTCGGCAGCGCCGAACGGGTCACCGAGATCTACGCCGAGCGGCTCGCCGAGCGGGTGCTGGCCTACGAGGGCGTGATGCAGAAGGACAAGCCGATCGCCCAGGCACACCTGGCCGGGGCGCAGGTCCGGCTGCGCGCCCTCAACGCCCTGCTGGCCGACACGGTCGGACAGATCGAGGAGATCGTGGCCGCCGGGGATCCGGTGGCCAAGCCGGTCCGCGCGCAGGCCCGGCTGGCGGCCGCGCACATCGTGGCCGAGTCCAAGGGCGTCATAGCCGAGCTGATGGGCGCCGGCGGGGCCAGCATCCACTTCCTGGCCAACCCGATGCAGCGGTTCAAACGCGACGTCGACGTGCTGTCCGGGCACGTGGTGTTCGACTACGACACCAGCCGGGAGCTGGCCGGCGCGCTGGCCCTGGGGTGCAAGATCCCGTTCACCTCGATGATCTGA
- a CDS encoding TetR/AcrR family transcriptional regulator, whose amino-acid sequence MTPAGSLTAKGRQTRGAIELAARKLFAERGFHGTTLADITSAAGKSSAVFYRYFDDKEDLLASLAESFLHDIVEPSGTRVPLPDSPEDTEYFTTVVTGYWNLFKQNIGIMIAVAQLGATQPRFAQVQHEFRRFGIDMVADSVRRAREQGYAQDLEPEHIAAAIALLFENFTVVVVGNPGSELQISDADAIKTLSTIWKKTLYGR is encoded by the coding sequence ATGACCCCCGCCGGATCGCTGACCGCCAAGGGCCGCCAGACCCGGGGCGCCATCGAGCTCGCCGCCCGGAAGCTGTTCGCCGAACGCGGTTTTCACGGCACCACGCTGGCCGACATCACCTCGGCGGCGGGCAAGTCCTCGGCGGTGTTCTACCGGTACTTCGACGACAAGGAGGACCTGCTGGCCTCGCTCGCGGAATCCTTCCTGCACGACATCGTCGAACCCTCCGGCACCCGGGTGCCGCTGCCGGACTCACCGGAGGACACCGAGTACTTCACCACGGTGGTGACCGGGTACTGGAATCTGTTCAAGCAGAACATCGGCATCATGATCGCCGTCGCGCAGCTCGGGGCCACCCAGCCCAGGTTCGCTCAGGTGCAGCACGAGTTCCGGCGGTTCGGGATCGACATGGTGGCCGATTCGGTGCGCCGGGCCCGCGAACAGGGCTACGCCCAGGACCTGGAACCTGAGCATATCGCCGCCGCGATCGCGTTGTTGTTCGAGAATTTCACCGTGGTGGTGGTCGGAAACCCCGGTTCGGAACTGCAGATCAGCGACGCCGACGCCATCAAGACCTTGTCGACGATCTGGAAGAAGACCCTGTACGGCCGCTGA
- a CDS encoding hydroxymethylglutaryl-CoA lyase, producing MKVDIREVCLRDGLQIEAPIPLEAKIGILEAIVATGVREVEATAFVSPSKVPALADAAELAAELHRFPDVEFSALVASPNGAKHAIAAGLNSIEYVVSASDAHSRANVGRDTAEATAAIADVTRIAHDHDARVEVIIATAWDCPFDGPTDPQRVVDIASAATDLGVDRIAIADTIGTATPKRVQALIERVRPVIGDLPLGAHFHNTRGAGLASAYAAVQAGVTRLDASVGGLGGCPFAPGASGNIATEDLVYLLRDSDIEVDVDLTAAIAAARVAQQAVGHELPSALLRAGDRILG from the coding sequence ATGAAGGTCGATATCCGCGAGGTCTGCTTGCGCGACGGACTGCAGATCGAGGCGCCCATCCCACTGGAGGCCAAGATCGGCATCCTGGAGGCCATCGTCGCCACCGGTGTCCGGGAGGTCGAGGCCACCGCGTTCGTCTCCCCGTCCAAGGTGCCCGCCCTGGCCGACGCCGCCGAGCTGGCCGCCGAACTGCACCGCTTTCCGGACGTGGAGTTCTCCGCGCTGGTGGCCAGCCCCAACGGTGCCAAACACGCCATCGCGGCCGGGCTGAATTCCATCGAATACGTGGTGTCGGCCTCGGATGCGCACAGCCGCGCCAACGTCGGACGCGACACCGCCGAGGCGACGGCGGCCATCGCCGACGTCACCCGCATCGCCCATGACCACGACGCGCGCGTCGAGGTCATCATCGCCACCGCCTGGGACTGCCCGTTCGACGGACCCACCGACCCCCAGCGGGTCGTCGACATCGCCTCGGCAGCAACCGATCTCGGAGTGGACCGGATCGCGATCGCGGACACCATCGGCACCGCAACCCCGAAGCGGGTGCAGGCCCTGATCGAGCGGGTCCGCCCGGTGATCGGGGATCTGCCGCTGGGCGCGCACTTCCACAACACCCGCGGGGCGGGCCTGGCCAGTGCATACGCCGCGGTGCAGGCCGGGGTGACCCGGCTGGACGCCTCGGTCGGCGGGCTGGGCGGTTGCCCGTTCGCGCCCGGGGCCAGCGGCAACATCGCCACCGAGGATCTGGTGTATCTGCTGCGCGACAGCGATATCGAGGTCGACGTCGACCTCACCGCCGCCATCGCGGCGGCGCGGGTGGCCCAGCAGGCCGTCGGCCACGAACTGCCCAGCGCGCTGCTGCGCGCCGGGGATCGCATCCTGGGCTGA
- a CDS encoding CaiB/BaiF CoA transferase family protein has translation MTVTGPLDGIRVLELGTLISGPFAGRLLGDMGAEVIKIELPSSPDPLRTWGQAELEGHHFFWTVHARNKKAATLDLRTERGRELFLELVSRSDIIVENFRPGTLEKWNLGYDVLREHNLGIILVRVSGYGQTGPDAGKAGYASVAEAASGLRHMNGFPGGPPPRLALSLGDSLAGMFAAQGALAALYRRSVTGEGQVVDTALTESCLAIQESTIPDYDVGGVVRGPSGTRLEGIAPSNIYQSANGSWVVIAANQDTVFRRLCEAMGRPELATDDRFADHVARGRNQDELDKIIGDWAVRREPTEIIATLSEAGVISGPINTVAEVFEDPQLQARGMIADHWDERIGRNVKGPGVIPVLSESPGTIRNAGSARPGQHNDEVYSGLLGLSAEELASLKEEGVL, from the coding sequence GTGACGGTCACCGGACCGCTCGACGGCATCAGGGTGCTCGAGCTGGGCACCCTGATCTCGGGCCCGTTCGCCGGCCGGCTGCTCGGCGACATGGGCGCCGAGGTCATCAAGATCGAACTGCCCAGCAGCCCGGACCCGCTGCGCACCTGGGGGCAGGCCGAACTCGAGGGGCACCACTTCTTCTGGACGGTGCACGCCCGCAACAAGAAGGCCGCCACCCTGGACCTGCGCACCGAGCGGGGCCGGGAACTGTTCCTGGAACTGGTATCACGCTCGGACATCATCGTGGAGAACTTCCGGCCCGGCACGCTGGAGAAGTGGAACCTGGGCTACGACGTGCTGCGCGAACACAACTTGGGCATCATCCTGGTGCGAGTGTCCGGGTACGGCCAGACCGGGCCGGACGCCGGTAAGGCCGGGTATGCCTCCGTCGCCGAGGCGGCCAGCGGGCTGCGGCACATGAACGGTTTCCCCGGTGGCCCTCCCCCGCGGCTGGCGCTGTCGCTCGGTGACAGCCTGGCCGGGATGTTCGCCGCCCAGGGCGCGCTGGCCGCGCTGTACCGGCGCAGCGTCACCGGTGAGGGGCAGGTCGTCGACACCGCCCTGACCGAAAGCTGTTTGGCCATCCAGGAATCCACCATCCCCGATTACGACGTCGGGGGCGTGGTCCGCGGACCGTCGGGCACCCGGTTGGAGGGCATCGCCCCGTCGAACATCTACCAGAGCGCCAACGGCAGCTGGGTGGTGATCGCCGCCAACCAGGACACCGTGTTCCGCCGCCTCTGCGAGGCGATGGGCCGGCCCGAACTGGCCACCGACGACCGGTTCGCCGACCACGTGGCCCGCGGGCGCAACCAGGACGAGCTGGACAAGATCATCGGCGACTGGGCCGTCCGGCGGGAGCCCACCGAGATCATCGCGACCCTGTCCGAGGCCGGTGTCATCAGCGGGCCGATCAACACCGTCGCCGAGGTGTTCGAGGACCCGCAACTTCAGGCACGCGGGATGATCGCCGACCACTGGGATGAGCGGATCGGGCGTAACGTCAAGGGGCCGGGTGTCATCCCGGTGCTCTCGGAATCGCCGGGCACCATCCGCAACGCCGGTTCGGCGCGGCCGGGCCAGCACAATGACGAGGTGTACTCGGGTCTGCTGGGCCTGAGCGCCGAGGAACTGGCGTCCTTGAAGGAGGAAGGGGTGCTATGA
- a CDS encoding alpha/beta hydrolase family protein: MTATTESPVKYEYDRIPYLVAYQNTSSVRDVYGGVAELVVLESYLLKPKTKPSDTVLVFMHPIGGGAYLPMINALARAGHHVIYCNSRFRGTDSALLMEKVVEDLGECIKDAKNRLGYEKVVLAGWSGGGSLSAFYQQQAQNPTVTASPSGDGPDLTTLGLIPADGIMLLAAHISRHGTMTEWMDASILDENDPSKRDPELDLYNPDNPNQPPYTSEFLERYHQAQIARNRRITKWVKEKLAELRAAGRPDDEYAFVVHGTMADPRWLDPTVDPNERKPGTCYLGDPQVVNNSPVGLARFCTLRSWLSQWSYDDANGDALKAGPDITVPALVIGNLADDACTPSHTRRLFEAIGHPDKEMHEIPGANHYYSGPDQRGTLRQAVAICTDWLHRHGFSL, from the coding sequence ATGACCGCAACCACCGAATCCCCCGTCAAATACGAGTACGACCGCATCCCGTACCTGGTTGCCTACCAGAACACCTCGTCGGTGCGTGACGTCTACGGTGGCGTCGCCGAACTGGTGGTGCTGGAGAGCTATCTGCTCAAGCCCAAGACCAAGCCGAGCGACACCGTGCTGGTGTTCATGCACCCGATCGGTGGCGGCGCCTACCTGCCGATGATCAATGCGCTGGCCCGGGCCGGCCACCATGTCATCTACTGCAACAGCCGATTCCGCGGCACCGACTCCGCGCTGCTGATGGAGAAGGTCGTCGAGGATCTCGGCGAGTGCATCAAGGACGCCAAGAACCGGCTGGGCTACGAGAAGGTGGTACTGGCCGGCTGGAGCGGTGGTGGTTCGCTGTCGGCGTTCTACCAGCAGCAGGCCCAGAACCCGACGGTGACCGCCAGCCCGTCCGGTGACGGCCCCGACCTGACCACGCTGGGCCTGATCCCGGCCGACGGCATCATGCTGCTGGCCGCGCACATCAGCAGGCACGGCACCATGACCGAATGGATGGACGCCTCCATCCTGGACGAGAACGACCCGTCCAAGCGGGACCCCGAGTTGGACCTGTACAACCCGGACAACCCGAACCAGCCGCCCTACACGAGTGAGTTCCTGGAGCGCTACCATCAGGCGCAGATCGCCCGCAACCGGCGAATCACCAAGTGGGTCAAGGAAAAACTGGCCGAGCTCAGGGCCGCCGGACGTCCCGATGACGAGTATGCGTTCGTCGTGCACGGCACCATGGCAGACCCGCGCTGGCTGGACCCCACCGTCGACCCCAACGAGCGCAAGCCGGGCACCTGCTACCTGGGCGACCCGCAGGTGGTGAACAACTCCCCCGTCGGCCTGGCCCGGTTCTGCACGCTGCGCAGCTGGCTGTCGCAGTGGAGTTATGACGACGCCAACGGTGACGCCCTCAAGGCCGGACCGGACATCACGGTGCCCGCCCTGGTCATCGGCAACCTCGCCGATGACGCCTGCACCCCGAGCCACACCCGCCGACTGTTCGAGGCGATCGGGCACCCGGACAAGGAGATGCACGAGATCCCGGGCGCCAACCACTACTACTCGGGCCCCGATCAGCGCGGCACGCTGCGCCAGGCCGTGGCGATCTGCACCGATTGGCTGCACCGGCACGGGTTCTCGCTGTGA
- a CDS encoding amidohydrolase family protein: MSGLIDVHQHLVPPDYRAAVDAATGGSVGGIPQPAWDETSMLARMEALHIDRAVLSVSAPALAPLGAADRPALARSCNQTMADLSARHPGRVGGFALLPLPDVDATLAEIAYALDVLRLDGVAVLTNYEGRYLGDRRFAPVLAELDRRHAVVHVHPNLPPAMADARLMLPAPVLEFTFDTTRMVAELILTETPARYPNLKLVLSHLGGTLPWAAWRLSMLDDFPSADGGRREPVRDQLRRFYYDLALSASPEALQLAAEVVGTDRLLYGSDIPFAPAPFVEKNTAAVDPNLAARTRDNAERLFG, translated from the coding sequence GTGTCGGGTTTGATCGACGTCCACCAGCACCTCGTCCCGCCGGATTACCGGGCGGCGGTGGACGCGGCCACCGGCGGTTCGGTCGGCGGCATACCGCAGCCGGCGTGGGACGAGACCTCGATGCTGGCACGCATGGAGGCACTGCACATCGACCGGGCCGTGCTGTCGGTGTCGGCACCCGCCCTGGCCCCACTCGGCGCCGCCGACCGTCCCGCGCTGGCCCGGTCCTGCAACCAGACCATGGCCGATCTGAGCGCACGCCATCCCGGCAGAGTGGGCGGGTTCGCGCTGCTGCCGCTACCCGACGTCGACGCGACACTCGCCGAAATCGCTTATGCGCTGGACGTTCTGCGCCTCGACGGGGTCGCGGTGCTCACCAACTACGAGGGCCGCTATCTCGGCGACCGGCGGTTCGCACCGGTGCTGGCCGAACTGGACCGCCGGCACGCGGTGGTACACGTGCACCCCAACCTGCCGCCGGCGATGGCCGACGCCCGGCTGATGCTGCCCGCACCGGTCCTGGAGTTCACCTTCGACACCACCCGTATGGTCGCCGAGCTCATCCTCACCGAAACCCCGGCGCGATACCCGAATCTCAAACTGGTGCTCTCCCATCTGGGCGGCACCCTGCCGTGGGCGGCCTGGCGGCTGTCGATGCTCGACGATTTCCCGTCCGCCGACGGCGGCCGCCGCGAACCCGTCCGCGATCAGCTGCGCCGGTTCTACTACGACCTCGCGCTGTCGGCCTCACCGGAAGCACTGCAGCTGGCCGCCGAGGTGGTGGGCACCGACCGGCTGCTCTACGGCAGCGACATCCCGTTCGCTCCCGCGCCGTTCGTCGAGAAGAACACCGCGGCGGTCGACCCGAATCTGGCTGCCCGGACCCGGGATAACGCCGAGCGCCTGTTCGGCTGA